A region of Synergistota bacterium DNA encodes the following proteins:
- the rsmA gene encoding ribosomal RNA small subunit methyltransferase A, producing the protein MRYLTLKRMKDLAHRYKFKFNKSRGQSFLYDPQLLDKICRTANLTKKSFVLEIGSGMGNLSLLLSQYSAKVVGVEIDPILCQILDEVMSPQPNFFLIEEDILKVDLSFLEREKRRYEIKVVANLPYSLAIDIILYLLQKGKGLIDELYIMIQKEVAERIASPPKRKTRGAISVIIQYYADVKILFDVPPRVFYPQPKVTSSFLKLTPYKTPDHKWGIDDEELFLKVAKASFRKKRKTLLNNLKDNISENIIRKTLHKLNMDEKIRAEELDLKDWVRLTNELKLLLSSGD; encoded by the coding sequence ATGAGGTATCTTACGCTGAAGAGAATGAAGGACCTCGCCCATAGGTATAAGTTTAAGTTCAACAAGTCAAGAGGACAGAGTTTCCTCTACGATCCTCAATTATTGGATAAGATATGCAGAACTGCAAACTTAACAAAAAAAAGCTTCGTCCTGGAAATAGGCTCGGGAATGGGAAATCTCTCACTCCTCCTATCACAATACTCTGCAAAGGTCGTTGGAGTCGAGATAGATCCTATACTATGCCAGATACTCGATGAAGTTATGAGCCCACAGCCAAACTTCTTTTTAATAGAGGAAGATATTCTAAAAGTAGATTTATCCTTCTTAGAGAGGGAAAAAAGAAGATACGAGATAAAAGTGGTGGCTAATCTTCCTTATAGTTTAGCCATTGATATAATCCTATACCTGCTTCAAAAAGGAAAGGGACTTATAGATGAGCTTTATATAATGATACAGAAAGAGGTAGCAGAAAGAATAGCATCTCCTCCTAAGCGGAAAACAAGAGGGGCAATAAGCGTCATAATTCAATACTATGCAGACGTAAAAATCCTATTTGATGTTCCCCCTCGCGTTTTTTACCCTCAACCGAAAGTAACCTCTTCCTTCCTGAAGCTCACGCCATATAAAACCCCTGATCACAAATGGGGAATCGATGACGAAGAGCTATTTCTAAAAGTAGCCAAAGCAAGCTTCAGAAAAAAAAGAAAAACACTCCTTAATAACCTTAAAGATAACATAAGCGAAAACATTATAAGAAAAACCCTTCATAAGCTCAACATGGATGAAAAAATAAGAGCAGAGGAGCTTGACTTAAAGGACTGGGTACGACTTACAAACGAGCTTAAGCTTTTACTATCTTCCGGTGATTAA
- a CDS encoding TRAP transporter large permease subunit, which translates to MVVDTLFASTLLVLGLLGVLLVSSVWVGTALFLVGLAGFYFFLDVPMGTILANVAWNSTSGATMFALPLFVWMGEILFRSRISENLFTGLAPWLDAIPGRLIHVNVFASAIFAAVSGSSAATTATVGKITLPELFKRGYDRTLAIGSLAGSGTLGFMIPPSMMMLVYGILADVSIGKLFIAGVIPGLIIAFMFSAYIMLVSVKNPHVAPRAQSSYTWGDRIRAIPKIAPAVILVIIVLGSIYTGWATPTEAAAVGVVGSFFFAWLIKSLDRRVFKEALRGAVKTSCMIMWIVCGATFFSVAVGYLGITQGIAQYVSSLGLSRYTLIAILSIMYLILGCLVDGFSMIVMSLPITLPLIKMAGFDPIWFGIYLVIMIQVAQITPPVGFNLFVIKGLIGDELTTIAKAALPFFIMLFIATALITVFPKLVLFLPSMMVK; encoded by the coding sequence ATAGTCGTGGACACTCTCTTCGCAAGCACGCTCCTCGTTCTTGGACTTCTCGGCGTTCTTCTCGTAAGTAGCGTTTGGGTGGGCACTGCTCTTTTCCTCGTGGGGCTTGCTGGATTTTATTTCTTTCTCGATGTTCCTATGGGGACGATCCTCGCTAACGTTGCTTGGAATAGCACGAGTGGTGCTACCATGTTTGCTCTTCCCCTTTTTGTATGGATGGGGGAGATCCTCTTCAGGAGCAGGATTTCTGAGAACCTATTTACGGGTCTTGCTCCTTGGCTTGATGCGATACCGGGCAGATTGATTCACGTAAACGTTTTTGCAAGCGCTATCTTTGCAGCGGTAAGCGGATCATCCGCTGCGACGACTGCTACCGTTGGGAAGATTACGCTTCCAGAGCTATTTAAGAGAGGGTATGATAGAACCCTTGCTATAGGCTCTCTTGCCGGTTCTGGAACCCTTGGTTTTATGATTCCTCCCAGCATGATGATGCTCGTTTATGGGATACTTGCAGATGTGAGTATAGGGAAGCTCTTTATAGCGGGGGTTATTCCAGGACTTATAATAGCTTTTATGTTCAGTGCTTATATAATGTTGGTCAGTGTTAAGAATCCCCATGTTGCTCCTCGAGCGCAGAGTAGCTATACCTGGGGTGATAGGATAAGGGCTATTCCTAAGATAGCTCCTGCGGTTATACTTGTGATAATAGTTTTAGGAAGCATATATACCGGATGGGCTACTCCAACTGAGGCGGCGGCAGTCGGAGTGGTAGGTTCTTTCTTCTTTGCTTGGCTTATAAAGAGCCTCGATAGAAGAGTTTTTAAGGAAGCCTTAAGGGGTGCGGTTAAGACGAGCTGTATGATAATGTGGATAGTTTGTGGCGCGACCTTTTTCTCCGTCGCAGTGGGATATCTGGGGATAACCCAAGGAATAGCCCAGTATGTGAGTAGTCTTGGACTATCCCGCTATACTCTCATAGCCATACTATCTATCATGTATCTTATCTTAGGCTGTCTCGTAGACGGTTTTTCCATGATAGTTATGAGCCTTCCTATAACGCTTCCGTTGATTAAGATGGCGGGTTTCGATCCTATATGGTTCGGGATCTATCTTGTAATAATGATTCAGGTGGCTCAAATAACTCCACCGGTGGGTTTTAATCTCTTCGTGATAAAGGGGCTGATAGGTGATGAGCTTACTACTATAGCTAAGGCTGCACTGCCATTTTTCATTATGCTTTTCATAGCAACTGCTCTTATAACCGTTTTTCCGAAGCTGGTTTTATTCTTGCCAAGCATGATGGTGAAGTAA
- the pxpB gene encoding 5-oxoprolinase subunit PxpB — translation MSYPRYLPMGDRAFLVRFGDGISEELNRKVRSLAVLLEKNPIIGVEELVPTYRSLMICYNPLKISPEELEGALKDLVEEIEDVELPESRIIKIPTVYGGKYGPDLEFVAKYHGLTPEEVIELHANKDYLVYMLGFTPGFTFLGGLDERLHTPRLSTPRKRVPAGSVGIGGKQTGVYAVTSPGGWRLIGRTYVKIYDPDRDPPILVRAGDYMRFVPIDEEEFLSNWKGELEFAESVEE, via the coding sequence ATGAGCTATCCAAGATACCTTCCTATGGGAGATAGAGCCTTCCTCGTGAGGTTTGGAGATGGGATTTCGGAGGAGCTCAACAGAAAGGTCAGATCCTTGGCCGTTTTGCTTGAGAAGAATCCCATAATCGGTGTGGAGGAGCTCGTCCCCACCTATAGATCTTTAATGATATGTTATAATCCTCTCAAGATTTCCCCTGAGGAGCTTGAAGGAGCCCTTAAAGATCTCGTAGAGGAAATTGAAGATGTGGAGCTTCCCGAGTCCCGAATTATAAAAATTCCCACGGTTTATGGAGGTAAGTATGGCCCAGATCTGGAGTTCGTAGCGAAGTATCATGGCTTGACTCCAGAAGAAGTCATAGAGCTTCATGCTAATAAGGATTACCTCGTTTATATGCTTGGCTTTACGCCAGGGTTTACCTTTCTTGGAGGACTTGATGAGAGGCTCCACACCCCCAGACTCTCGACTCCGAGAAAGAGGGTTCCAGCGGGTTCAGTCGGTATAGGAGGGAAGCAGACGGGGGTTTATGCGGTTACCTCTCCTGGTGGATGGAGGCTCATAGGTAGGACTTACGTTAAGATATACGATCCCGATAGGGATCCCCCTATCTTAGTTAGAGCTGGTGATTATATGAGATTCGTTCCCATAGATGAGGAGGAATTCCTGTCTAATTGGAAAGGGGAACTCGAATTCGCAGAATCGGTTGAGGAATAG
- a CDS encoding flagellin: protein MRIGSEPLFPRKGIFLEETQKRLTKNIERLSSMMCINRAADDAAGLAISESMRAQLAEMMQQMRNYQDEISRIQVADQALGSQNDIVERMRELAVQATNGTLSEEDRQAIEKEFNQLKEELNNIAENTKFNNRPVISDMNVDNLGLTNVKLGDETALRAIDKAQEKITSKRTDLGAQQNRLASEISRLGVASVNLTAAESLIRDTDVAQEVSALTINQILQQTGLLMLNQKRSNAASILNLLKGT, encoded by the coding sequence ATGAGGATAGGGTCTGAACCCCTGTTTCCACGGAAGGGTATCTTCCTCGAGGAAACTCAGAAGCGCCTCACCAAAAACATCGAGCGCTTAAGCAGTATGATGTGTATTAACAGAGCTGCAGATGACGCAGCAGGGCTTGCCATCTCGGAAAGCATGAGAGCTCAGCTTGCTGAAATGATGCAGCAAATGAGAAATTATCAGGATGAGATCTCCAGAATCCAGGTTGCTGATCAAGCCCTCGGATCTCAAAACGACATAGTCGAGAGAATGAGAGAGCTTGCCGTTCAAGCCACCAACGGTACTCTATCGGAGGAAGACAGACAAGCCATAGAAAAGGAGTTTAACCAGCTTAAGGAAGAGCTCAACAACATCGCAGAAAACACCAAATTCAACAATCGACCTGTCATAAGCGATATGAACGTCGATAACCTTGGACTTACCAACGTCAAACTGGGGGATGAAACCGCCCTGAGAGCCATCGACAAGGCACAGGAGAAGATAACATCGAAGCGAACCGACCTCGGAGCTCAACAGAATAGACTCGCTTCCGAGATAAGTAGACTCGGTGTAGCCTCGGTCAACTTAACGGCTGCCGAATCTCTAATCAGAGACACAGATGTAGCGCAGGAAGTTTCAGCCCTAACTATCAATCAAATTCTTCAACAAACCGGTCTCCTGATGCTAAATCAGAAAAGAAGCAACGCCGCTTCGATACTAAACCTCCTTAAGGGGACCTAA
- a CDS encoding CoA pyrophosphatase: protein MKKSVKKAAVLIPFIIRRNKLNLILTLRNPNLPYHSGQICFPGGKMEEGETPYETALRETEEEIRISRELIEIISELPEEMAYTSDFLITPFIGMVDRNALPNPNETEVSEIILIPLNDLLGLSAREESAIIDGEIISYPIYEWRGYRIWGATARIIKKLLERKDILNELNRRAHVHIRGNMESN from the coding sequence ATGAAAAAGAGTGTCAAGAAAGCCGCGGTCTTGATCCCTTTCATTATCCGAAGAAATAAACTTAACTTGATATTAACCCTTAGAAATCCTAATTTGCCTTATCATAGTGGGCAAATCTGCTTCCCGGGCGGGAAAATGGAGGAAGGAGAAACCCCTTATGAAACTGCTCTGAGGGAAACAGAAGAAGAAATACGCATTTCCAGGGAGTTAATCGAGATAATATCAGAACTACCGGAAGAAATGGCTTACACAAGCGATTTCCTCATTACGCCTTTTATAGGCATGGTTGATAGAAATGCGCTTCCCAATCCCAATGAAACAGAAGTCTCGGAGATAATATTAATACCGCTAAACGATCTACTCGGGCTTTCCGCAAGGGAAGAAAGCGCTATAATAGACGGAGAAATAATATCCTATCCCATATACGAGTGGAGAGGGTATAGAATCTGGGGAGCAACCGCCAGGATAATAAAAAAACTACTTGAAAGGAAAGATATCTTGAATGAGCTTAATAGGCGCGCACATGTCCATATCCGGGGGAATATGGAGAGCAATTGA
- a CDS encoding biotin-dependent carboxyltransferase has product MIEIISPGLLTTVQDLGRFGFQAQGISTAGAMDEFALRVANALVGNPQGEACLEITLSGPSISFEDDAIIAITGGDLGPCVNGNSIPMWESVYVRKGSVLSFSGIKWGARAYIAFQGGILVERVMGSKSTDLKARIGGIGGRALKKGDKIGVGLPLDRSVLGRRFPRELLPPYSNSPVLRVVLGPEDDHFTQEAIDSFFSQIWVVGDRADRMGYRLEGEPLKHSEKGAEIISDGIALGSVQVPKDGKPIVLLKDRQAVGGYSKIATVISVDIPLIAQLKTGDKLSFKEISLKEAVKELEERERLLSSMSWGGALRRASYRIRIGGEEVIVEVEEL; this is encoded by the coding sequence TTGATAGAGATAATATCTCCGGGATTGCTGACCACGGTTCAGGATCTGGGGAGGTTTGGTTTTCAAGCGCAGGGTATTTCTACAGCAGGTGCGATGGATGAGTTTGCTCTGAGGGTTGCAAATGCCCTTGTTGGAAATCCTCAAGGCGAGGCGTGCCTTGAGATAACGCTTTCAGGTCCCTCTATATCGTTTGAAGACGATGCCATAATAGCCATAACGGGCGGCGATCTTGGTCCATGCGTTAATGGCAATTCAATTCCCATGTGGGAAAGCGTTTATGTAAGGAAGGGAAGCGTGCTCTCGTTTTCCGGGATAAAATGGGGTGCGAGAGCTTATATAGCATTTCAAGGTGGGATTCTCGTTGAGAGGGTTATGGGGAGCAAATCTACGGATCTTAAGGCAAGGATAGGGGGTATAGGTGGGAGAGCTTTAAAGAAGGGGGATAAGATTGGAGTGGGGCTCCCGTTGGATAGATCGGTTTTGGGTAGAAGGTTCCCCCGCGAGCTTTTGCCTCCTTATTCGAATTCCCCCGTTTTAAGGGTAGTTCTTGGTCCTGAAGATGATCACTTTACGCAGGAAGCCATTGATAGCTTTTTCTCCCAGATCTGGGTTGTGGGGGACAGGGCTGATAGAATGGGATATAGGCTTGAGGGAGAACCTTTGAAGCACAGTGAGAAGGGAGCTGAGATAATATCAGACGGAATTGCTCTGGGAAGCGTTCAGGTGCCTAAGGATGGCAAACCGATAGTTCTCCTTAAGGACAGGCAAGCGGTTGGAGGATACTCCAAGATAGCAACCGTGATATCCGTCGATATACCCCTTATAGCTCAGCTTAAAACGGGAGATAAACTCTCCTTTAAGGAAATCTCTCTTAAAGAAGCTGTTAAGGAACTTGAGGAGAGGGAGAGACTCTTATCTTCTATGTCTTGGGGAGGGGCATTAAGGAGAGCTTCATATAGGATAAGAATCGGAGGAGAGGAGGTTATCGTGGAAGTTGAGGAACTATGA
- a CDS encoding deoxyribonuclease IV has protein sequence MSLIGAHMSISGGIWRAIERGEKLRCEAIQIFTKNQLQWFGKKLSMLDIEMFYQEWKKSHIKKIVAHDSYLINLASPDPKHYEKSISSLIEEIKRCDELGIPFLVLHPGAHKGKGEVWGIKRIAEGLKLIIEETRESTVRLLLETTAGQGSSIGHKFDHLAKIMDIVGEEERLGVCFDTCHVFASGYDISTEHGYRNTFKYFSRIIGIEFLFAFHLNDSASPLGSRIDRHAHIGKGKIGERAFSLILNGERFKGIPMILEPPKGGSWDKINLATLRKLRGY, from the coding sequence ATGAGCTTAATAGGCGCGCACATGTCCATATCCGGGGGAATATGGAGAGCAATTGAGAGAGGAGAAAAGCTTCGCTGCGAAGCCATACAGATATTTACTAAAAACCAGCTTCAATGGTTTGGCAAAAAACTATCGATGCTCGATATAGAAATGTTCTATCAAGAGTGGAAGAAAAGCCATATAAAAAAGATCGTGGCTCACGACTCCTACTTGATAAATCTCGCCTCACCTGATCCAAAACATTATGAGAAATCGATATCCTCACTAATAGAAGAAATAAAAAGATGCGATGAGCTTGGAATACCCTTCCTTGTTCTGCATCCTGGAGCTCATAAAGGAAAGGGAGAAGTTTGGGGGATAAAAAGGATAGCCGAGGGACTAAAACTTATAATTGAGGAAACGAGAGAAAGCACGGTTCGCCTTCTCCTTGAAACCACAGCGGGCCAAGGAAGCAGTATAGGGCACAAATTCGATCATTTAGCAAAAATAATGGATATCGTTGGAGAGGAAGAAAGACTCGGTGTATGCTTTGACACATGCCATGTTTTTGCCTCCGGATACGATATATCAACCGAACACGGCTATAGGAACACGTTTAAGTATTTTTCGAGAATTATAGGAATAGAGTTCCTTTTCGCTTTCCACTTAAATGACTCAGCATCACCGTTAGGAAGCCGAATTGACAGGCATGCACACATCGGCAAGGGAAAGATAGGAGAACGTGCCTTTTCCCTCATCCTCAACGGTGAGAGATTTAAGGGTATACCTATGATACTGGAACCTCCAAAAGGTGGAAGCTGGGATAAAATAAACCTCGCCACCTTAAGAAAACTTCGAGGATACTGA
- a CDS encoding radical SAM protein, with protein MKVIELDREKDIHGWWRWKYRSCRGERFLLNPYAGCSIGCFFCYSRALPGFHGRAFSEGAVYVWSKFAEGVAKRLDKLLFSPAGYLSPTSDPFQPVNEKYRLSEKIIRVFVERNLPLVVATKGRVSEEAIRLLSEQRDTVLEFSLLTLREDVRRFLSPGGASVSEILSLIERASNYGIHTVLRVDPVLPWVNDREEDIYNLIREAKERGVRHIVLSCLDIPLSIKELILRALASFAPSLLDKYRDLYIERMRNSLHARIEYRKALFSRVRDMATSLGITFSLCMEFDGKGLDLNRLYATSVNCEGKGIPIYFRKGEVFEPLPCSNEGACLTCHNPICGLEELAMKGKAKYFSYSDFRRFSRIGRMGSIFRSCNSVAKN; from the coding sequence ATTAAGGTTATAGAGCTTGACAGGGAGAAGGATATACATGGATGGTGGCGATGGAAGTACAGATCTTGCAGAGGGGAAAGATTTCTTCTCAATCCGTATGCCGGGTGCTCGATAGGCTGTTTCTTCTGCTATTCGCGAGCTCTTCCTGGATTTCACGGAAGAGCCTTTTCAGAAGGAGCTGTTTATGTCTGGAGTAAGTTTGCTGAGGGAGTGGCAAAGAGGCTTGACAAGCTTCTTTTCTCGCCGGCGGGTTATCTATCTCCAACGAGTGATCCCTTTCAACCGGTGAATGAGAAATATAGGCTTTCTGAGAAAATAATAAGGGTCTTTGTTGAGAGAAATCTTCCACTGGTGGTTGCTACTAAGGGGAGGGTGAGCGAGGAGGCGATTAGACTGCTTTCTGAGCAGAGAGACACCGTTCTTGAGTTTAGTCTTCTCACCTTAAGGGAGGATGTCAGAAGATTTCTTTCCCCTGGGGGGGCAAGCGTAAGTGAAATCCTTTCCTTGATTGAGAGGGCGTCGAATTATGGCATACATACCGTTTTAAGAGTGGATCCCGTTTTGCCATGGGTTAATGATAGGGAGGAGGATATATATAATCTAATCAGGGAAGCTAAAGAAAGAGGAGTAAGACACATTGTCCTTTCCTGTCTCGATATACCCCTTTCCATAAAAGAGCTCATTTTGAGGGCGTTAGCGTCATTTGCTCCCTCTTTGCTAGATAAGTATAGAGATCTTTATATTGAAAGAATGCGAAATTCACTTCACGCTCGAATTGAGTATAGAAAAGCGCTGTTCTCGAGAGTAAGGGATATGGCGACATCGCTTGGTATAACGTTTTCGCTGTGCATGGAATTTGATGGGAAGGGTTTAGATTTAAACCGGCTTTATGCTACCTCGGTGAACTGTGAGGGAAAGGGAATACCAATATACTTCAGGAAGGGTGAGGTTTTTGAACCACTTCCCTGCTCTAACGAGGGAGCGTGTCTTACATGTCATAATCCCATTTGTGGGCTTGAAGAGCTTGCTATGAAAGGAAAAGCAAAGTATTTTTCCTATTCCGATTTCAGGAGGTTCAGTCGCATTGGAAGAATGGGTTCAATTTTTAGGTCATGCAACTCTGTGGCTAAGAATTAA
- a CDS encoding MBL fold metallo-hydrolase, translated as MEEWVQFLGHATLWLRIKGLSLLTDPIAKVVWGNASLGRFFNEIEKSFPIDVVLISHTHRDHMDLPTLRKIKAKRVVLPKGTSRFLPPELMRSAIELGKWSSVRIGGVKVTAVPSKHLSWRSPYPFFLPALGFIVESGDLSFYFAGDTGFSERLFKVIGERFKIDVAFLPVGPALFFLRWYHLCARDAIRACDLLGAKVFVPIHWGVVKSMSGDSARTIKKILEISPPTLRLLHVGERVSWKELIEGERAGGEAAPALRSP; from the coding sequence TTGGAAGAATGGGTTCAATTTTTAGGTCATGCAACTCTGTGGCTAAGAATTAAGGGACTTAGCTTACTCACCGATCCGATAGCTAAAGTCGTTTGGGGGAATGCTTCCTTAGGGAGGTTCTTTAACGAGATAGAAAAAAGCTTTCCCATAGATGTGGTATTGATTTCTCATACTCATAGAGATCACATGGATCTTCCTACGCTCAGAAAGATAAAAGCCAAGAGGGTCGTTCTACCTAAAGGAACTTCTCGATTTCTACCACCGGAATTGATGAGAAGTGCGATAGAGCTTGGGAAGTGGAGCTCCGTTAGGATCGGAGGCGTAAAGGTTACTGCGGTTCCTTCCAAGCACTTAAGCTGGAGATCTCCATATCCCTTTTTTCTTCCTGCGTTGGGGTTTATCGTGGAGTCTGGGGATTTAAGCTTTTATTTCGCAGGAGATACGGGTTTTAGCGAGAGACTTTTTAAAGTCATAGGAGAGCGTTTCAAGATAGATGTAGCCTTTCTGCCTGTAGGTCCTGCTCTTTTCTTCTTAAGATGGTATCATCTTTGTGCGAGAGATGCTATAAGAGCATGCGATCTTCTCGGGGCGAAGGTGTTCGTTCCAATACACTGGGGTGTGGTTAAAAGCATGAGTGGAGATTCTGCGAGAACTATCAAAAAGATCCTGGAGATATCCCCGCCAACCTTAAGGCTTCTTCACGTTGGTGAAAGAGTTTCCTGGAAAGAGCTTATAGAAGGGGAAAGGGCAGGGGGTGAAGCCGCCCCTGCCCTTAGGTCCCCTTAA
- the cobO gene encoding cob(I)yrinic acid a,c-diamide adenosyltransferase, with the protein MKVGLVQVYTGNGKGKTTSALGLAMRAVGHGFKVIMIQFMKGRVNYGELESAKRLGIEIVQFGRPTFVNKENPDPIDVEEAHKALSFAKEVLKKGDYDMVILDEINVALDFNLIPLKGLLELIDSKPDSVELVLTGRYAHSKVIERADLVSEVIEVKHPYMKGVEARKGIEY; encoded by the coding sequence TTGAAAGTTGGGTTAGTGCAAGTTTATACGGGGAATGGAAAGGGAAAAACAACTTCGGCTTTGGGCTTAGCTATGAGAGCCGTGGGGCATGGCTTTAAGGTAATAATGATACAGTTTATGAAGGGTAGAGTTAATTACGGCGAACTTGAGAGTGCGAAAAGGCTGGGGATCGAGATTGTGCAATTTGGAAGACCTACATTTGTTAATAAAGAAAATCCAGATCCTATTGATGTTGAGGAGGCTCATAAAGCTCTCTCTTTTGCGAAAGAGGTTTTAAAAAAGGGCGATTATGATATGGTTATACTTGACGAGATCAATGTCGCTCTTGACTTCAATCTTATTCCGCTGAAGGGCCTTCTTGAGCTTATTGATAGTAAGCCAGATTCGGTGGAGCTCGTCTTAACCGGTAGGTATGCGCATTCTAAGGTCATTGAGAGAGCCGATCTGGTTAGTGAGGTAATAGAGGTAAAGCATCCTTATATGAAAGGCGTGGAGGCAAGGAAGGGGATAGAATATTAA
- a CDS encoding TRAP transporter small permease translates to MKRLIAFSDKLSNFGGNLSGIMMLIGLILVVSEILVRGLFSRTLYITEEYTGYLMAGLTYVALGYTLKEKGHIRMTFLLTHLSERGRLVLEMICFTIGFAFSVGLTYVTFMFFWDSLVSGSRSMQVSGTPLAIPQFFLPLGAFIMVLQFLAEFLKALKAFRGKLGDKSEN, encoded by the coding sequence ATGAAAAGGTTGATAGCGTTTAGTGATAAGCTTTCCAATTTTGGTGGAAACCTTTCCGGGATAATGATGCTCATAGGTTTGATTCTGGTAGTTTCAGAAATTTTGGTTAGAGGGCTCTTTAGTAGAACTTTGTATATCACCGAGGAGTATACGGGATATCTAATGGCGGGGCTTACTTACGTTGCATTGGGTTATACGCTTAAGGAAAAGGGACATATAAGGATGACGTTTCTTTTAACCCATCTTTCTGAGCGCGGTAGACTGGTACTCGAAATGATTTGCTTTACTATCGGATTTGCCTTTTCCGTGGGGCTTACCTATGTTACTTTTATGTTTTTCTGGGATTCCTTGGTAAGTGGATCGAGATCTATGCAGGTTTCGGGTACGCCACTTGCCATACCTCAGTTTTTCTTGCCCTTAGGGGCTTTTATAATGGTCCTTCAGTTTCTTGCAGAATTTCTGAAAGCTTTAAAGGCATTTAGAGGTAAATTAGGCGACAAGAGCGAAAATTAA
- a CDS encoding TRAP transporter substrate-binding protein → MRKLFVLLVAVSLVISFCASAFATTKWIANSVWPPKNHHSIGLNMFAKKVKERTGGKLIIKVYVGGALGYKGPELLKVVRDGLVQVSDMLFSGVAGDEPVFGVTTLPFLVCGFKEARLLMDIGRPYFEELTQKKWNQKILYTAPWPPAGLWTKKPVKCVADMKGLKTRTYDKNGALVVKATGGTPYALPFSEVYSALATGLIDSVITSTPTAVDGKFWEVLKYFERINITQAADMVNVNLRAFNKLDKDTQKVLLETGKEMESYMWNWVEKLDKEKEKECNEHGIVSIPVSEEFMNELSKITEKIRKDWLKTAPPQAKEIYHKFLEKVGRKD, encoded by the coding sequence TTGAGGAAGCTATTTGTCTTGCTTGTGGCGGTCAGCTTGGTTATTAGCTTTTGTGCATCCGCTTTTGCGACAACGAAGTGGATCGCTAATTCGGTTTGGCCTCCTAAGAATCATCATAGTATAGGCCTTAACATGTTTGCTAAGAAGGTTAAGGAGAGAACTGGTGGTAAGCTTATCATCAAGGTCTATGTGGGAGGTGCGCTTGGATATAAGGGCCCAGAGCTACTTAAAGTTGTTCGCGATGGACTTGTGCAGGTATCGGACATGCTCTTCAGTGGAGTTGCCGGAGATGAACCCGTTTTTGGAGTTACGACTTTGCCTTTCCTTGTGTGTGGTTTTAAGGAAGCCAGGCTTCTCATGGATATTGGCAGACCTTACTTTGAGGAGCTTACCCAGAAGAAATGGAATCAGAAAATACTTTATACCGCACCCTGGCCTCCAGCCGGACTCTGGACGAAGAAGCCTGTGAAATGCGTTGCGGATATGAAGGGGTTAAAGACCAGGACATACGACAAGAATGGCGCTTTGGTAGTAAAGGCTACGGGGGGGACTCCTTATGCTCTTCCATTCAGCGAGGTTTATTCTGCTCTGGCTACTGGATTGATTGATTCGGTTATAACTTCTACTCCTACCGCGGTTGACGGTAAGTTCTGGGAGGTCTTGAAATACTTTGAGAGGATAAACATAACGCAGGCAGCCGATATGGTTAACGTTAATCTTAGAGCGTTTAACAAGCTTGATAAGGATACTCAGAAGGTTCTTCTTGAAACGGGTAAGGAGATGGAGAGCTACATGTGGAACTGGGTTGAGAAGCTCGATAAGGAAAAGGAGAAGGAGTGTAATGAGCATGGCATAGTTTCTATACCGGTTTCTGAGGAATTTATGAACGAGCTCAGCAAGATTACGGAGAAGATTAGGAAGGATTGGCTTAAGACTGCTCCTCCTCAGGCGAAGGAGATATACCACAAGTTCCTTGAGAAGGTTGGAAGGAAGGATTAG